Proteins found in one Lysinibacillus fusiformis genomic segment:
- a CDS encoding HAD family hydrolase: protein MKNYSVVLFDLDGTLSDPKIGITKSVQYALHKAGIMVNDLDELEPFIGPPLQVSFREIYGFNDRQITQAISDYRERFTERGMFENKLYEDIPALLANLKQQGYILIIATSKPTVFAEQIVKYFQLESYFDFVVGSHLDGSRSAKGEIIADVLQQFASYPKEQFIMIGDRKYDLIGARENQIDAIGVTYGFGSLEELKNEKPTYIVDHANDILKYL, encoded by the coding sequence ATGAAGAATTATAGTGTTGTGTTATTTGACTTAGATGGAACATTATCTGATCCCAAAATAGGAATCACTAAATCAGTGCAATATGCTTTACATAAGGCAGGCATCATGGTGAATGATTTGGATGAACTGGAACCTTTCATCGGACCACCATTACAAGTATCTTTTCGAGAAATCTATGGCTTCAATGATAGACAAATAACGCAAGCAATTAGTGATTACCGCGAACGATTTACGGAAAGGGGAATGTTTGAAAATAAACTCTATGAAGATATTCCAGCTTTGTTAGCTAATTTAAAGCAACAAGGATATATATTGATTATTGCCACTTCAAAACCAACTGTCTTTGCGGAACAAATCGTAAAGTATTTTCAGCTAGAGTCCTATTTCGATTTTGTCGTAGGTAGTCACTTAGATGGTTCACGTTCTGCCAAAGGTGAGATTATTGCTGATGTGCTTCAACAATTTGCTTCCTATCCAAAGGAGCAATTTATTATGATTGGGGATCGAAAATATGATTTGATCGGCGCTCGTGAAAATCAAATTGATGCCATCGGTGTAACATATGGTTTTGGGTCACTAGAAGAATTAAAAAATGAAAAGCCTACATATATTGTGGATCATGCAAATGACATCCTAAAATACCTCTAA
- a CDS encoding response regulator transcription factor: protein MIQVLIVDDHEMVRIGVSAYLSAQPDITVVGEAENGKEAVERALALRPDIILMDNVMPIMTGAEATVEILAAWPEAKIMMVTSFLDDDKVYPALEAGAVSYILKTSNAKQIAEAIRKTMGGETVLEPEVTSKMMHRMRHGNSTPLYEQLTDREMEVLLLMAQGKANQEIADELYIALKTVKTHVSNILAKLEVQDRTQAVVYAFQNGLAK, encoded by the coding sequence ATGATTCAAGTGCTCATAGTGGATGATCATGAAATGGTACGGATTGGTGTTTCCGCCTATCTTTCAGCACAGCCAGATATTACGGTTGTAGGTGAGGCTGAGAACGGCAAAGAGGCTGTGGAACGTGCCTTAGCGTTAAGGCCTGATATTATTTTAATGGATAATGTGATGCCCATTATGACAGGAGCAGAGGCGACAGTAGAAATATTAGCAGCATGGCCTGAGGCTAAAATCATGATGGTGACTAGTTTTTTAGATGACGATAAAGTCTACCCTGCCTTAGAGGCTGGTGCAGTAAGCTATATTTTAAAAACATCAAATGCGAAACAAATTGCCGAGGCTATTCGTAAAACAATGGGTGGCGAAACGGTGCTAGAGCCAGAGGTCACTTCCAAAATGATGCACCGCATGCGCCACGGCAATAGTACACCTCTTTACGAGCAACTGACTGATCGTGAAATGGAAGTATTATTGCTGATGGCTCAGGGCAAAGCGAATCAGGAAATCGCTGATGAGCTATATATCGCCCTAAAAACGGTGAAAACACATGTTAGTAATATTTTAGCCAAGCTAGAAGTTCAAGATCGTACACAAGCCGTCGTCTACGCATTCCAAAACGGACTTGCTAAATAA
- a CDS encoding sensor histidine kinase, giving the protein MIAFISRLFTLFFILMSAVFGLLVALWGNPDEKTWEPLWQQNYDNIPLGGIIIVSLFILSFLFASWISMTARAREAQATRIVKQLIEPDFVFPQKQALPKSLKKALVQTSELIDTQRKSLQRLSNERAEANDKIIQERIIAERQRLARELHDSVSQQLFAASMLLSALTENDEHATSLKQVEKIVQQAQLEMRALLLHLRPVALHNKTLAQGLEELIIELQQKVYFHIEYELEEMALTKAEEDHLFRIAQEALSNTLRHAKASEVELLLVARDDLAILRIQDNGLGFDVEADKSTSYGLQNIAERAVEIGCTYKIVSVPEEGTIVEVKIPLHKEEVHIDDSSAHSG; this is encoded by the coding sequence ATGATTGCCTTTATCTCAAGATTATTTACATTATTTTTTATTTTAATGAGTGCTGTTTTTGGTCTTCTTGTTGCACTATGGGGCAATCCAGATGAAAAAACATGGGAGCCTTTGTGGCAGCAGAATTACGATAATATCCCTCTAGGTGGCATCATTATAGTTAGTCTGTTTATTCTTAGCTTCCTGTTTGCCAGCTGGATCAGTATGACTGCAAGGGCAAGAGAAGCGCAGGCAACCCGTATAGTGAAACAATTAATCGAGCCTGATTTTGTTTTTCCTCAAAAACAAGCTCTTCCAAAATCGTTAAAAAAAGCACTTGTCCAAACGAGTGAATTAATCGATACACAACGTAAAAGTTTACAGCGTTTGTCCAATGAACGGGCTGAGGCCAATGATAAAATTATTCAGGAGCGTATTATTGCTGAACGCCAACGACTAGCTAGAGAACTACATGATTCTGTGTCACAGCAACTATTTGCTGCATCTATGTTACTCTCCGCATTAACTGAAAATGACGAACATGCTACTAGTTTAAAACAGGTGGAGAAAATCGTTCAGCAGGCACAGCTAGAAATGCGTGCATTACTGCTACATCTACGACCTGTAGCTCTACACAATAAAACTTTGGCACAAGGCTTAGAGGAATTGATTATTGAGCTTCAGCAAAAAGTTTATTTCCATATTGAATACGAGCTAGAGGAAATGGCCTTAACAAAAGCAGAGGAAGATCATTTATTTCGTATTGCACAGGAAGCCCTCTCCAATACGCTTCGTCATGCCAAAGCAAGTGAGGTCGAATTACTGCTTGTGGCAAGAGACGACTTAGCTATTTTACGAATTCAGGATAATGGGTTAGGCTTTGATGTGGAGGCTGATAAATCGACGTCGTACGGCTTACAAAATATAGCTGAACGAGCTGTCGAAATTGGCTGCACCTATAAAATTGTGTCCGTGCCTGAAGAAGGAACGATTGTGGAGGTTAAAATTCCACTACATAAGGAGGAGGTTCATATCGATGATTCAAGTGCTCATAGTGGATGA
- the liaF gene encoding cell wall-active antibiotics response protein LiaF translates to MQNFTTNKLTFWVLCFFLLVFVELTIFNNGGAFCLLIGAVLLYLSFSKKVRFFKWTGIFFIAIALFTMWSLRLFIVIMLLYMLYQYLQRENEPKVVGAELFEKLPATKNDLIGTMPAPTEAYKWQDVQIQRLAGDITIDTTQTILPAGTSLITIRQGIGKVQIYIPYEIPFRLQYTTLFGELTCLHVGPQRILNESITFSDGNPEDAKRVLIIHVATWLGDLEVLRK, encoded by the coding sequence TTGCAAAATTTCACAACAAATAAGCTCACATTTTGGGTACTTTGCTTCTTTTTACTCGTCTTCGTGGAGCTAACTATTTTTAATAACGGTGGTGCCTTCTGTTTATTGATTGGGGCTGTACTTCTTTATTTAAGTTTTTCCAAAAAAGTTCGATTTTTTAAATGGACAGGAATTTTCTTTATTGCCATTGCTTTGTTCACGATGTGGAGCTTACGTTTATTTATCGTCATCATGCTCTTATATATGCTCTATCAATACTTACAAAGAGAAAACGAGCCAAAAGTAGTTGGTGCTGAGCTTTTTGAAAAGCTTCCTGCGACTAAAAATGACTTAATTGGCACAATGCCAGCGCCTACAGAAGCATATAAATGGCAAGATGTACAAATTCAGCGCCTTGCAGGAGATATTACCATCGATACAACGCAAACGATTTTACCTGCTGGCACTAGTCTAATTACAATTCGACAAGGTATCGGTAAAGTTCAAATTTATATTCCTTATGAAATTCCATTCCGTTTACAGTATACGACGTTATTTGGTGAGCTTACCTGCTTACATGTCGGGCCACAACGTATATTAAATGAAAGTATTACTTTCTCTGACGGCAACCCTGAGGATGCTAAACGTGTATTGATTATTCATGTCGCAACCTGGCTTGGAGATTTGGAGGTGCTACGAAAATGA
- a CDS encoding PspA/IM30 family protein: protein MNLFQRFRYTVEADLHQLFDKKEQKNPIAMLNQYIREAEKQTEQTGKLLERQGQLKEKLEQEYKENADLLAKRESQLALAKTSGEQDLIDFATDEVTAYSARNLTLQASIEASTREYFELERKFETMKHKIKDMKVRQLQLMGKENVTRAHHQMDGMIAKNNKTNFEDLEAYIDKLAFQIDKDHELTTFEARLAELEKKAVEDSSPLLIENK, encoded by the coding sequence ATGAACTTATTTCAACGTTTTAGATATACAGTAGAGGCAGACTTACATCAATTATTTGATAAGAAGGAACAAAAAAATCCGATTGCGATGTTAAATCAATACATTCGTGAAGCAGAAAAGCAAACGGAACAAACAGGCAAACTATTAGAGCGACAAGGGCAATTAAAAGAAAAGCTAGAGCAAGAATATAAAGAGAACGCGGATTTACTAGCGAAACGTGAATCTCAATTGGCACTAGCAAAAACGAGCGGAGAGCAGGACTTAATTGATTTCGCAACGGATGAAGTAACAGCTTATTCAGCCCGTAACCTTACATTACAAGCTAGCATTGAAGCAAGTACTCGTGAATACTTCGAGCTTGAGCGTAAATTTGAAACAATGAAGCATAAAATTAAAGATATGAAAGTGCGTCAATTACAGCTGATGGGGAAAGAAAATGTAACTCGTGCCCATCATCAAATGGATGGAATGATAGCAAAAAACAATAAAACAAACTTTGAAGATTTAGAAGCGTATATCGATAAATTAGCTTTTCAAATCGATAAAGATCATGAGCTCACAACTTTTGAGGCAAGACTCGCAGAATTAGAAAAAAAAGCAGTAGAAGATAGCTCACCACTGCTAATTGAAAATAAATAA
- a CDS encoding ABC transporter permease, with product MKKFLLLTGGVIAACVALALIGPLAGLLFSGLFVALGMHFYIASKSTFGKIFWFTVGLIGVLSAVSNIPAMVGLAAIAIIYVIYKKWNGEDVKIPTIEEKKEEDPFTNFEKEWSNLTK from the coding sequence ATGAAAAAATTTCTTTTATTAACTGGAGGCGTCATTGCAGCATGTGTTGCACTTGCGTTAATCGGACCACTGGCAGGATTATTATTCTCCGGACTATTTGTAGCACTGGGCATGCACTTCTACATTGCTAGTAAGTCAACATTCGGTAAAATTTTCTGGTTTACAGTTGGTCTAATCGGTGTCCTATCAGCAGTGTCCAACATTCCAGCAATGGTTGGTCTTGCAGCAATCGCCATTATCTATGTTATCTATAAAAAATGGAATGGTGAAGATGTAAAAATCCCAACAATTGAAGAAAAAAAAGAAGAAGATCCGTTTACAAACTTTGAAAAAGAATGGTCAAACTTAACAAAATAA
- the sirA gene encoding sporulation inhibitor of replication protein SirA: MRTYSIYKIKEEHLTFIFGRERKLLEMMQGCEDANEKSLKELAYICESVRFEEIAAMLEQQLDSKYAHLERARNALFLEHPIKGKMAIYLVDRKICVYCEGSRMLDLDLFQMLAKMSERFIAFNKQDNECGWLKPMKYTMH; encoded by the coding sequence GTGAGAACCTATTCTATATATAAGATAAAAGAAGAGCATTTAACGTTTATTTTTGGCAGAGAGCGGAAGTTGTTAGAGATGATGCAAGGTTGTGAAGATGCCAACGAGAAATCCTTAAAAGAGCTTGCATATATATGTGAATCCGTTCGTTTTGAGGAGATTGCAGCCATGTTAGAGCAACAACTTGATTCCAAATATGCACACCTAGAAAGAGCTCGCAATGCTTTGTTTTTAGAACATCCGATAAAAGGCAAAATGGCTATTTATTTAGTGGATCGTAAAATTTGTGTTTATTGTGAAGGTTCACGAATGCTAGATTTAGATTTATTTCAAATGCTTGCTAAAATGAGTGAACGCTTTATTGCTTTTAATAAACAGGATAATGAGTGTGGGTGGTTAAAGCCGATGAAGTATACAATGCACTAG
- a CDS encoding YneF family protein, translated as MPTWGWIIIVIIALAAGAALGFYFARQAMMKYLKENPPINEQMIRMMMAQMGRTPSEKQVRQMMAQMNKFQK; from the coding sequence ATGCCTACATGGGGCTGGATTATTATCGTAATTATCGCATTAGCAGCGGGCGCGGCACTTGGTTTCTATTTCGCTCGTCAAGCTATGATGAAATATTTAAAAGAAAACCCACCTATTAATGAGCAAATGATTCGTATGATGATGGCACAAATGGGTCGTACGCCGTCTGAAAAGCAAGTACGTCAAATGATGGCGCAAATGAATAAATTCCAGAAGTAA
- a CDS encoding S-ribosylhomocysteine lyase has product MQKEKTNVESFDLDHTKVKAPYVRLAGVKTGQNGDEVYKYDIRFKQPNKEHMEMPALHSLEHLSADIIRNYSDHIVDFSPMGCQTGFYVSLINHNDYEDLLTILEKTFTDVTKATAVPACNEVQCGWAASHSLEGAQALAQEFLAKRDEWHIVFEE; this is encoded by the coding sequence TTGCAAAAAGAAAAAACAAATGTAGAAAGTTTTGATCTAGATCATACAAAAGTAAAGGCCCCTTATGTTCGTTTAGCAGGTGTGAAAACGGGCCAAAATGGCGATGAAGTATATAAATACGATATTCGCTTTAAACAGCCAAATAAAGAGCATATGGAAATGCCTGCATTGCATTCTTTAGAGCATTTATCCGCTGACATTATCCGTAATTACTCAGATCATATTGTTGATTTCAGTCCAATGGGTTGTCAAACAGGCTTCTATGTATCATTGATCAATCATAATGATTATGAGGATTTATTAACTATTTTAGAGAAAACCTTTACAGACGTGACAAAGGCAACAGCCGTACCTGCCTGCAATGAAGTGCAATGTGGCTGGGCAGCTAGCCATAGCTTGGAAGGGGCACAAGCATTAGCGCAAGAATTTTTAGCGAAACGTGATGAATGGCATATCGTGTTTGAAGAATAA
- a CDS encoding alpha/beta hydrolase: MKKKMLLFSGITTTLAAAATGLFGFALSNKLMYIQQKDPEFIRERETTAKRFDEAWYNKNLKCELNIDSPNGYSIRGIMFQPLQTNNTIIICHGVTENKINSVKYARLFERLGYNSVIFDHRRHGESGGKTTSYGYYEKNDLDAVVKTVKAMIGEDAILGIHGESMGAATMLLYAGTVEDGADFYISDCAFSDFSMLLKQIAKTEFKYGSIIPIRFADFFVRLRDGYSFKSVTPAEAVTHIEKPVLFIHSIPDTFIPASMSLDLYNKKAGPKNLKLFDTGAHAQSFNENMDEYEDLIHDFLENFIYQKINRDSSSSNVIPFHF, from the coding sequence ATGAAAAAGAAGATGCTTTTATTCTCTGGTATTACAACAACGCTAGCCGCAGCTGCAACAGGTCTGTTCGGCTTCGCGCTTTCCAATAAATTAATGTATATCCAACAAAAAGACCCTGAATTTATTCGGGAACGAGAAACGACTGCAAAGCGCTTTGATGAGGCTTGGTACAATAAAAACTTGAAATGTGAGCTGAATATTGATTCCCCAAATGGCTACTCAATTCGAGGCATTATGTTTCAGCCTTTGCAAACCAATAACACCATCATCATTTGCCACGGGGTTACCGAAAATAAAATAAATTCCGTGAAATATGCTCGCCTATTTGAAAGACTTGGCTATAATTCCGTTATATTTGACCACCGTCGCCATGGTGAATCGGGAGGCAAGACAACCAGCTATGGCTACTATGAGAAGAATGATCTTGATGCCGTTGTGAAAACAGTAAAAGCCATGATTGGCGAGGATGCTATTCTTGGCATTCATGGTGAATCGATGGGTGCTGCAACCATGCTCCTCTATGCAGGAACGGTTGAAGATGGAGCTGATTTTTATATCTCAGATTGTGCATTCTCTGATTTTTCTATGTTGCTCAAGCAAATTGCGAAAACTGAATTTAAATATGGCTCCATTATTCCTATTCGTTTTGCCGACTTTTTTGTTCGCCTCCGAGATGGTTACTCATTCAAAAGTGTAACCCCTGCTGAAGCCGTGACACATATTGAAAAACCTGTACTCTTTATCCATAGCATTCCAGATACATTTATTCCAGCTTCCATGTCACTAGATCTTTACAATAAAAAAGCAGGCCCAAAAAATTTAAAACTTTTTGATACGGGCGCACATGCACAGTCCTTTAATGAAAATATGGATGAATATGAGGATTTAATTCATGATTTTTTAGAAAATTTTATTTATCAAAAAATCAATCGGGATTCTTCCTCCTCCAATGTCATCCCATTCCATTTTTAG
- a CDS encoding acetyl-CoA C-acetyltransferase, whose protein sequence is MTNEVVIVSAVRTAIGSFQGTLKDVPATTLGSIVIKEALARAGVAGEHVDEVIMGNVLAAGLGQNPARQAAIKAGLPHEVSALTINKVCGSGLKAVHLATQAIIAGDAEIVVAGGFENMSQAPYVLKNAREGFRMGDQKVVDTMIHDGLWCAFNDYHMGITAENLCDMYQISREEQDAFAARSQQRAEAAIAAGKFEDEIVAVEIPQRKGEPLLFNQDEFPRAGVTAESLAKLRPAFKKDGSVTAANASGINDGAAAVVVMSKEKAQELGIQPMVIITANASAGVDPAIMGTGPVKAVQKALTKAEITLNDIDLIEANEAFAAQSIAVDRELSFNHDKLNVNGGAIALGHPIGASGARILVTLLHEMEKRDVRTGLATLCIGGGQGVATVVKRP, encoded by the coding sequence ATGACAAACGAGGTAGTAATCGTGAGTGCGGTGCGTACAGCTATCGGCTCATTTCAGGGGACATTAAAAGACGTACCAGCGACAACGTTAGGTAGCATTGTCATTAAAGAGGCATTAGCACGTGCTGGCGTAGCAGGGGAACACGTCGATGAGGTCATTATGGGGAATGTTTTAGCGGCTGGACTTGGACAAAATCCAGCTCGTCAAGCAGCAATTAAGGCTGGTTTACCACATGAGGTTTCTGCATTAACAATTAATAAAGTATGTGGATCAGGTTTAAAGGCAGTTCATTTAGCAACACAGGCGATTATAGCGGGAGATGCTGAGATTGTTGTTGCAGGTGGATTTGAAAATATGAGTCAGGCTCCATATGTCTTAAAAAATGCACGAGAAGGCTTCCGAATGGGCGATCAAAAGGTAGTAGATACAATGATTCATGATGGCCTATGGTGTGCTTTTAATGATTATCATATGGGGATTACAGCTGAAAATTTATGTGATATGTATCAAATTTCTCGAGAAGAGCAGGATGCTTTTGCAGCTCGTTCTCAGCAACGTGCAGAGGCAGCGATTGCAGCTGGCAAGTTTGAAGATGAAATCGTCGCTGTCGAAATTCCACAGCGTAAGGGAGAGCCACTTCTTTTCAATCAAGATGAATTCCCACGAGCAGGTGTGACAGCGGAGTCCTTAGCTAAGCTACGACCAGCATTTAAAAAGGATGGCTCTGTGACAGCAGCGAACGCGTCTGGTATTAATGATGGTGCGGCAGCGGTAGTGGTGATGTCAAAGGAAAAAGCACAAGAGCTAGGTATTCAACCGATGGTGATTATTACAGCGAATGCTAGTGCTGGTGTAGATCCTGCTATTATGGGGACAGGTCCTGTAAAAGCAGTACAAAAAGCGCTGACAAAGGCCGAGATTACTTTAAACGATATCGATTTAATTGAGGCAAATGAAGCATTTGCAGCACAATCGATTGCTGTAGATCGTGAATTAAGCTTTAATCATGATAAACTAAATGTTAACGGGGGTGCCATTGCTCTTGGTCACCCAATCGGTGCAAGTGGTGCTCGTATTTTGGTAACGCTATTACATGAGATGGAAAAGCGTGATGTGAGAACGGGCTTAGCCACGTTATGTATCGGTGGGGGACAAGGCGTAGCAACAGTAGTGAAGCGCCCTTGA
- a CDS encoding YqkE family protein, which yields MGKKRKQQQHTDNSLTASLPKQEAVTLADQLGGDVLAKLKAAKQDLTVKEQAAEEERQAKLAFERKQREKNKSFEELLNEYGDKGSKF from the coding sequence ATGGGAAAGAAAAGAAAACAGCAACAACATACAGATAATAGCTTAACAGCCAGCCTACCTAAGCAAGAGGCGGTCACATTAGCAGATCAGCTAGGTGGCGATGTGCTAGCAAAATTAAAAGCAGCCAAGCAAGATTTAACTGTTAAAGAGCAGGCAGCAGAAGAAGAACGACAAGCAAAACTAGCTTTTGAACGTAAACAACGTGAAAAAAATAAATCGTTTGAAGAACTACTAAACGAATATGGCGATAAAGGCTCTAAATTTTAA
- a CDS encoding GNAT family N-acetyltransferase — protein MVELQTERIRLIPLNAKYLKLLIEHEEQMAEELSLSKGVGSLDCELKQALYFRLSKVVEDEQNYLWHTNWLLVLTEKNCAVGGIMLKGMPNEQEEVVIGYYTFPYYQGQGYMTESIIALKNWLLHQPNVKYVIADTEKDNVASHRVLEKAGAALYKETNSLYFWRFQL, from the coding sequence ATGGTAGAATTACAGACAGAAAGAATAAGATTAATTCCTTTAAACGCCAAGTATCTAAAATTACTAATAGAGCATGAGGAGCAAATGGCGGAGGAGTTGTCATTGAGTAAAGGTGTAGGGAGTTTAGATTGCGAGCTTAAACAAGCGCTGTATTTTAGACTTTCCAAAGTAGTAGAAGATGAGCAAAACTATCTGTGGCATACGAATTGGTTACTTGTGTTAACAGAAAAAAATTGTGCTGTTGGTGGCATAATGCTAAAAGGTATGCCGAATGAGCAAGAGGAAGTTGTGATTGGGTATTATACTTTTCCTTATTATCAGGGGCAGGGCTATATGACAGAATCAATCATCGCTCTAAAAAACTGGTTACTTCATCAGCCAAATGTAAAATACGTTATTGCAGATACCGAAAAAGATAATGTGGCATCCCATCGAGTTTTAGAAAAAGCAGGAGCTGCCTTGTATAAAGAAACAAACTCCCTCTATTTTTGGAGGTTCCAACTTTGA
- a CDS encoding VanZ family protein — protein MKKWLIFIICLVVLVISSSMTYEQQSILPELEDLLANKPFEKQLSILKIPYWGTIVSVEERGYFPFVEFLIRKLTHFMGFGCIALGLYFAWGKRRFAASIAIGGTAVIATLDEFRQSFTPGRTMSAQDVLVDTAGAIVFVSLAVALRKILKNKRQKALS, from the coding sequence ATGAAAAAATGGCTAATTTTTATCATTTGTCTAGTTGTACTAGTAATCTCCTCTAGTATGACCTATGAGCAACAGAGCATACTACCAGAATTAGAAGATTTGCTTGCCAATAAACCTTTTGAAAAACAACTATCTATTTTAAAAATTCCCTATTGGGGAACCATCGTTTCAGTTGAAGAACGTGGTTATTTTCCATTTGTAGAGTTTTTAATTCGTAAATTGACACACTTCATGGGATTTGGCTGTATCGCACTTGGCCTATACTTTGCCTGGGGAAAACGACGTTTTGCAGCAAGTATTGCCATTGGTGGAACAGCTGTGATTGCTACGCTTGATGAATTTCGCCAAAGCTTTACACCAGGTCGTACAATGAGTGCTCAGGATGTACTTGTCGATACAGCTGGAGCCATTGTTTTTGTTAGTCTCGCTGTAGCACTGAGAAAAATACTCAAAAATAAAAGACAAAAGGCATTATCCTAG
- a CDS encoding aldo/keto reductase, producing the protein MKKRQLGTSELFISEISLGGMSLSTDKTQAAAIVDMALDAGINYIDTADLYDYGANEEIIGTTLGKRRHDVILATKVGNRWVEGVDGWQWDASPSYIKEAVHASLQRLGTDYIDVYQLHGGTIEDDWDGIIDTFEGLKKDGLIREYGISSIRPNVLQRFLPVSSAKSVMMQYSALDRRPEEWLEFIASQGASVVTRGTVAKGLLTNSWQQRLQQVNGFNTYTAEELTTTLTDLASHYDDLHALAIAFNLKEPTIASTVIGASSQQQLAQTLAAYEKINSITDFKLANERTKNEIYQEHR; encoded by the coding sequence ATGAAAAAAAGACAGCTTGGTACAAGCGAATTGTTTATTTCAGAGATTAGTTTAGGAGGCATGTCTCTTTCGACAGATAAAACACAAGCAGCTGCCATTGTCGATATGGCACTAGATGCTGGTATTAATTATATAGATACAGCTGATTTATATGATTATGGTGCTAACGAAGAGATTATTGGCACAACGTTAGGTAAACGTCGTCATGATGTCATCTTAGCAACAAAAGTAGGTAATCGTTGGGTAGAAGGTGTAGATGGCTGGCAGTGGGATGCATCACCATCCTATATAAAAGAAGCTGTCCATGCTAGCTTACAACGTTTAGGAACGGACTATATTGATGTATATCAATTACACGGTGGCACAATCGAGGATGATTGGGATGGAATTATTGACACTTTTGAGGGATTGAAAAAAGACGGGCTCATTCGTGAATATGGCATTTCCTCTATTCGTCCAAATGTTTTGCAACGGTTTTTACCTGTAAGCTCAGCTAAAAGCGTTATGATGCAATATAGTGCTCTAGATCGCCGCCCTGAAGAATGGCTTGAGTTTATTGCGAGTCAAGGTGCATCTGTTGTAACACGTGGCACAGTGGCAAAGGGCTTATTAACGAATAGCTGGCAACAACGTCTACAACAGGTTAATGGTTTTAACACCTATACAGCTGAGGAGTTAACAACAACGTTAACAGACTTAGCTTCACACTATGATGATTTGCATGCATTGGCTATCGCTTTTAATCTGAAAGAGCCGACAATCGCTTCTACGGTCATTGGCGCAAGCTCACAACAACAGCTAGCTCAAACACTTGCTGCCTACGAGAAAATCAATTCCATAACAGATTTTAAGTTAGCGAATGAGCGAACAAAAAATGAGATTTATCAAGAACATCGATGA
- a CDS encoding NUDIX domain-containing protein, giving the protein MKKFEEKTTKSTPIYDGRIIKLQIDDVTLPNGQVAKREIIKHPGAVAVIAVTDKGKLVLVEQYRKALERSIIEIPAGKLEPGEEPVVTARRELEEETGYGAHKLTFLQTFATSPGFADEVIHLFVARELYTIDNKADLDEDEFVELLEVSLEEAQLMVADQRIYDAKTAFAVLWLAANLEKNLLA; this is encoded by the coding sequence ATGAAAAAGTTTGAGGAAAAAACAACGAAATCGACACCAATCTATGACGGAAGAATAATAAAACTACAAATTGATGATGTTACATTACCAAATGGACAGGTTGCAAAACGTGAAATAATTAAGCACCCAGGTGCCGTAGCAGTGATTGCTGTTACGGACAAGGGGAAACTAGTGTTAGTAGAACAATATCGCAAAGCGCTGGAGCGTTCTATTATTGAAATTCCGGCTGGAAAACTTGAGCCTGGTGAGGAACCTGTGGTGACAGCACGCCGAGAATTAGAGGAAGAGACAGGCTATGGAGCGCATAAACTTACTTTTTTACAAACCTTTGCAACATCACCAGGCTTTGCGGATGAAGTCATTCATTTGTTTGTAGCGAGGGAATTATATACAATAGACAATAAAGCAGATTTAGATGAGGATGAATTTGTCGAACTTTTAGAAGTTTCGTTGGAAGAAGCACAATTAATGGTGGCTGACCAGCGTATATATGATGCTAAAACAGCATTTGCAGTACTGTGGCTGGCTGCAAATTTAGAAAAGAATCTTTTAGCATAA